The following are encoded in a window of Mycoplasmopsis bovis PG45 genomic DNA:
- a CDS encoding variable surface lipoprotein: protein MKKSKFLLLTTLSPIISLPFLSASCITEAKPDNKTEKDIKINENTDEKNSSETMNDKQKQDKGSTESKMKEKTGKQDSKTNSEKQDSGTKSEKDSKTNSEKQNSGTKSEKEEKNHEKPQNDGTTADADNTKIDNEVLKKFKEEVKKFVTEYKDKSLGLKNKALDSSENEFVEKLFMEIDKSKTKEDFEDTKENLTQYAEGGLLSDNEYIAKTKEGDHILFGEPKFIYSWKTIAESEPQIFDSTTETLIKQSEEKRKKVTEKLDKIFEPILNIWRIRKPPIIKNN from the coding sequence ATGAAAAAATCTAAATTTTTATTATTAACAACACTATCGCCAATTATCTCATTGCCATTTTTATCTGCTAGTTGCATCACCGAAGCAAAACCAGATAACAAAACGGAAAAAGATATTAAGATAAACGAAAATACAGATGAAAAAAATTCTTCTGAAACAATGAATGATAAACAAAAACAAGATAAAGGCAGTACAGAATCGAAAATGAAAGAAAAAACAGGAAAACAAGATTCAAAAACCAACTCAGAAAAGCAAGATTCAGGAACTAAATCAGAAAAAGATTCAAAAACTAACTCAGAAAAGCAAAATTCAGGAACTAAATCAGAAAAAGAAGAAAAAAATCATGAAAAACCACAAAATGATGGAACAACAGCAGATGCAGATAACACTAAAATCGATAATGAGGTTTTAAAGAAATTTAAAGAAGAAGTAAAAAAGTTTGTTACTGAGTACAAAGATAAATCATTAGGTCTAAAAAATAAAGCTCTAGATTCTAGTGAAAATGAATTTGTTGAAAAGCTTTTTATGGAAATAGATAAATCAAAAACTAAAGAAGACTTTGAAGATACTAAAGAAAACTTAACACAATACGCTGAAGGTGGACTATTATCAGATAATGAATATATTGCTAAAACTAAAGAAGGCGATCATATACTTTTTGGTGAACCAAAATTCATATACTCTTGAAAAACAATAGCAGAATCTGAACCTCAAATCTTTGATTCTACTACTGAAACATTAATCAAGCAATCAGAAGAAAAAAGAAAAAAAGTTACTGAAAAACTAGATAAAATTTTTGAACCTATTCTTAACATTTGAAGAATAAGAAAACCTCCTATAATTAAAAATAACTAA
- a CDS encoding transposase, whose protein sequence is MAVPAEIRAIERPKNTVVKKSGSMWAVIERVGCIRKNGNNQPVEGKVIGHIIDGKFVPKEKLKITVLMKNFGDYEIAKSVSKDLLTDLSNVYPQDMAKHIYAIALLRSINPRMTNNKLDEVFNESFISVEYPELKLGKNNVSSLIKWIGKDYSKVLKFIQNRVNKIDKSNKIAIDGMLKNDNSKANSLNDFSCKSKLKNSKNISILIAFNVTTRDVICSLPYSGNCVDVTSFPDFLEKTGINKGIIIGDKDINSSALMSNVGFIHPLKRSLKLLEEIDAYNMKDKINSKDEPTWCKKIFHNGLYYYAFRNLKRASKEEQDFMSSKKFSIERYEKIKHKFGTIVYVSDQDITCEDALNLYKQRWEIELVNDFYKNTLELETVRQHDDYSVYGDEFLNMLTLIIGNRIKNKFADSRILETKTYHDVMKIFKQYKKIQMPYKNDIWYETELPKKSMELIEKILYS, encoded by the coding sequence ATGGCAGTACCAGCAGAAATTAGAGCAATAGAAAGACCTAAAAATACAGTTGTCAAAAAATCAGGTTCAATGTGAGCAGTTATTGAAAGAGTTGGATGCATTAGAAAAAATGGAAATAACCAACCAGTTGAAGGTAAAGTTATAGGACATATAATTGATGGGAAATTTGTACCAAAAGAAAAATTGAAAATAACTGTTTTAATGAAAAATTTTGGCGACTATGAAATAGCAAAATCAGTTTCTAAGGATCTATTGACTGATTTAAGCAATGTATATCCGCAGGATATGGCAAAACACATATATGCTATTGCTTTACTTCGTTCTATAAATCCAAGAATGACAAATAACAAATTGGATGAAGTGTTTAATGAATCATTTATATCAGTTGAATACCCTGAACTCAAACTTGGAAAAAATAATGTTTCATCATTAATAAAATGAATTGGAAAAGACTATTCTAAGGTGCTTAAATTTATTCAAAACAGGGTTAACAAAATTGATAAGAGCAACAAAATTGCAATTGATGGAATGTTAAAAAACGATAATAGTAAGGCAAATTCATTAAATGATTTTTCATGCAAATCAAAGTTAAAAAATAGTAAAAACATCTCTATTTTGATTGCTTTTAATGTGACGACTAGAGATGTAATTTGTTCACTTCCATACTCAGGAAATTGTGTGGATGTCACTAGTTTTCCTGACTTTTTGGAGAAAACAGGAATAAATAAAGGAATAATTATAGGTGATAAAGACATAAATAGCAGTGCACTAATGTCCAATGTTGGCTTTATACATCCGCTCAAAAGATCACTAAAACTTTTAGAAGAAATTGATGCATACAATATGAAAGATAAAATAAACAGCAAAGATGAACCAACCTGATGCAAAAAGATATTTCACAATGGACTTTATTACTATGCTTTCAGGAACTTGAAACGTGCATCAAAGGAAGAACAAGACTTTATGTCTAGTAAAAAATTTTCAATTGAAAGATATGAAAAAATTAAGCACAAATTCGGAACAATTGTATATGTATCAGATCAAGATATCACCTGTGAAGATGCATTAAACTTATACAAGCAACGATGAGAAATAGAACTTGTTAACGATTTTTATAAAAATACATTAGAGTTAGAAACTGTTAGACAGCATGATGATTACAGTGTTTATGGTGATGAGTTTTTGAATATGCTTACCCTTATAATCGGAAACAGAATAAAGAATAAATTTGCTGACTCAAGAATTTTAGAGACTAAAACTTATCACGATGTAATGAAAATATTTAAGCAATATAAAAAAATACAAATGCCATATAAAAATGACATTTGGTATGAAACTGAGCTACCTAAAAAGAGTATGGAACTTATTGAAAAAATCTTATATAGTTAA
- a CDS encoding ABC transporter ATP-binding protein, translating to MTKVKKHKNDKVTTVSTIGLLKASLKFMSANEKKSLIYGLVLSFFEALLYTFGTAMTGFIISWFFTKDIIANKATFNAPMFIVAMIGLALSFGLYLVTRMIQNKLLLSASFRTTAKMREVASKKLLYMPISYHDKNKVGDQISTLTNDINNIALTMTQLFNETSGKIFKVIFSVIFMLCYSLTLSAIVLPVTFLFCALSWLLLSKARVPYIKMTDYFGDMNAYVEEMLKNTKVTQSFDREEESFNKFEIIARNVKKQSFIGDVYSKFFDPWFVVFSNFLVLIILAISLLFKINNINFVGVVGQDVTALIIGYINLIFTFTSTVQIFFNIVFSTQIGVASTNRIFKLVGLELPAEIENPVYLRASTMRGHVEFDNVSFRYDKSSSKYQLKNASFYAEPGQVIAIVGPTGAGKTTIINLLSKFYDYEAGSIKIDGLELKQIPKDNLLELMTVVLQDSFMFNDTIMNNLKVANPNATDQEVIEAANITSAHHFIQSYKNGYQTVIENNGANLSQGERQLLSITRAILGDKKILVLDEATSNVDSNTEKIVQDALQNSIMKNKTSFVIAHRLSTIKDADLILVVNDGQIIEKGNHKELMAAKGFYYGLHQSQFN from the coding sequence ATGACTAAAGTTAAAAAGCATAAAAATGATAAAGTCACAACAGTCTCTACTATTGGGTTACTTAAAGCTTCATTAAAATTTATGTCTGCTAATGAAAAAAAGTCATTGATTTATGGATTAGTTCTTTCCTTTTTTGAAGCTTTGCTTTACACATTTGGCACAGCAATGACTGGGTTTATAATCAGTTGATTTTTTACAAAAGACATAATTGCTAATAAAGCAACATTCAATGCTCCGATGTTTATTGTTGCAATGATTGGACTTGCATTATCTTTTGGGCTTTATTTAGTAACTAGAATGATTCAAAATAAATTACTATTATCTGCAAGTTTTAGAACTACTGCTAAAATGCGGGAAGTAGCTTCTAAGAAATTGCTCTATATGCCTATTTCATACCATGATAAGAATAAAGTAGGAGACCAAATTTCTACATTAACAAATGACATAAATAATATAGCCCTAACTATGACACAGTTATTTAATGAAACATCAGGTAAGATTTTTAAGGTCATTTTTTCTGTGATATTTATGTTATGTTACTCACTAACTTTATCAGCAATAGTATTACCCGTAACATTCTTATTTTGTGCTCTTAGCTGGTTATTGCTATCAAAGGCAAGAGTACCTTACATTAAAATGACTGACTATTTTGGAGATATGAATGCTTATGTTGAAGAAATGCTAAAAAACACAAAAGTTACTCAATCATTTGACAGAGAAGAAGAATCATTTAACAAGTTTGAAATAATTGCAAGAAATGTTAAAAAACAATCATTTATAGGTGATGTTTATTCGAAATTCTTTGATCCTTGATTTGTTGTTTTTTCTAACTTTTTAGTGTTAATTATTCTTGCCATTTCATTATTATTTAAAATTAATAACATAAATTTTGTTGGTGTTGTCGGCCAGGATGTAACTGCTTTAATAATAGGTTATATTAATTTAATTTTTACTTTTACTAGCACTGTTCAAATCTTTTTTAATATAGTGTTTTCAACGCAGATTGGGGTGGCATCAACTAATAGAATATTTAAATTAGTAGGCTTGGAATTGCCTGCTGAGATTGAAAATCCTGTGTATTTAAGAGCTTCTACAATGCGTGGGCATGTGGAGTTTGATAATGTTTCGTTTAGATATGATAAGAGTTCTAGTAAATATCAACTCAAAAATGCTTCGTTTTATGCTGAACCAGGCCAAGTTATAGCAATAGTTGGGCCTACTGGTGCAGGAAAAACCACAATTATTAATTTACTCAGCAAGTTTTATGACTATGAAGCAGGTTCAATTAAAATTGATGGCTTAGAATTAAAACAAATTCCTAAAGATAATTTATTAGAACTAATGACAGTTGTCTTGCAAGATTCATTTATGTTTAATGACACTATAATGAATAATTTAAAAGTTGCTAATCCAAATGCTACAGATCAAGAAGTAATTGAAGCAGCTAATATAACTAGTGCTCATCACTTTATACAAAGTTATAAAAATGGCTATCAAACAGTTATAGAGAACAATGGAGCAAACTTATCACAAGGTGAAAGACAGCTTCTTTCAATAACAAGAGCAATTCTTGGTGATAAAAAAATATTAGTATTAGATGAAGCGACATCAAATGTCGATTCGAACACTGAAAAAATTGTTCAAGATGCATTACAAAATTCAATAATGAAAAACAAAACATCATTTGTTATAGCTCATAGATTAAGCACAATTAAAGATGCAGACTTAATATTGGTTGTTAATGATGGTCAAATCATTGAAAAAGGAAATCATAAGGAATTAATGGCTGCCAAGGGCTTTTATTATGGTTTGCATCAGTCGCAATTCAATTAA
- a CDS encoding ABC transporter ATP-binding protein: MLKMVKILPSRIKWVFIIGSFLTLIYVLLNVMLPLLIKKYIDLILTEDRIAPYHMDFLNGRIDFGFITYNQAFKWLTIIVLLQTISTASLAFLSTLVIVLAAERSSYFYRNTLYKKIQSYSLKNIADLKAESIITRLSNDIAIFWEFLVNGTSVMIKGIFLIIGGLTVAALVDWQMSLSIIAIIPIVIVMGSIISVKTGPLLKKTQKAVDAVTKVVDENISGIRVIKTFNLETKRLNVLKEINNAWYDSQYKSTMIFSTAYPVFQMLLNWLMIGIYSVVGYYATISKINKDIITNINLFIDLLWQVAAGILLMLLFLSSLFRAKVAAARIIEAYDYETDNLYVSKGEIIDSYDIEIKNLSFKYYDASPNFAIANVDITLPYKKSLGIIGPMGSGKSTIVNLLVNNYKYNEGSIKIGNKEVSQVNSKNLHDTVGIVHQESLLYTGTIRSNMLWAKEDASDDEIMQALKDACADEFVSKFEDGLDHPVYQGGKNLSGGQKQRLSIARSLLRKPKILILDDSTSALDNITASKVIDNIKDKYECSTIIISQKISNIKNADEIIVMSTNGFIISRGTHNQLAQSCEFYKQIYETQLEQ; encoded by the coding sequence ATGCTAAAAATGGTTAAGATATTGCCTTCTAGAATAAAATGAGTTTTTATAATTGGCTCATTCTTAACATTAATTTATGTTTTGCTTAATGTTATGCTTCCGCTTTTAATTAAAAAGTATATTGACTTAATACTTACTGAAGATAGAATAGCGCCTTACCATATGGATTTTTTAAATGGCAGAATTGATTTTGGCTTTATAACCTATAATCAAGCTTTTAAGTGACTAACTATTATAGTTTTACTGCAAACAATATCCACAGCTTCTTTGGCATTTTTATCTACATTGGTAATTGTTTTAGCCGCTGAAAGAAGTAGTTATTTTTACCGTAATACACTTTATAAAAAAATTCAAAGCTATTCACTTAAGAATATTGCAGATTTAAAAGCTGAATCAATAATTACTAGGCTTTCAAACGATATAGCCATTTTTTGAGAATTTTTAGTTAATGGAACATCTGTAATGATTAAAGGTATATTCTTGATTATTGGTGGTTTAACTGTAGCGGCTTTAGTTGACTGACAAATGTCATTAAGTATTATTGCTATTATTCCAATTGTTATAGTTATGGGCTCAATAATAAGTGTAAAGACAGGGCCATTATTGAAAAAGACCCAAAAGGCAGTTGATGCTGTTACAAAAGTTGTTGATGAAAACATTTCAGGTATTAGAGTTATTAAAACATTTAATTTAGAAACTAAAAGACTTAATGTTTTAAAAGAAATTAATAATGCTTGATATGATAGCCAGTACAAATCAACAATGATTTTCTCAACTGCATATCCTGTATTTCAAATGTTACTTAACTGGTTAATGATCGGCATTTACTCTGTCGTTGGTTATTATGCAACAATAAGTAAAATAAACAAAGATATTATTACAAACATTAATTTATTTATTGACTTGTTATGACAAGTAGCTGCGGGGATATTATTAATGCTTTTATTCCTTAGTTCACTTTTTAGAGCAAAAGTAGCAGCTGCTAGAATTATTGAAGCTTATGACTATGAAACTGATAATTTATATGTTTCTAAAGGCGAAATTATAGATTCATATGACATAGAAATTAAGAATTTGTCATTTAAGTATTATGATGCATCGCCAAACTTTGCAATTGCTAATGTTGATATTACTCTACCATATAAAAAGAGTCTGGGAATTATCGGACCAATGGGCAGCGGTAAGAGCACCATTGTTAATCTTTTGGTTAATAATTACAAGTATAACGAAGGTTCAATCAAAATTGGCAACAAGGAAGTAAGTCAAGTAAATTCTAAGAATTTACATGATACTGTCGGAATTGTTCATCAAGAATCTTTGCTTTATACTGGAACTATTAGAAGCAATATGCTTTGAGCAAAAGAAGATGCAAGCGATGATGAAATAATGCAAGCACTTAAAGACGCATGTGCTGATGAATTTGTAAGTAAATTTGAAGATGGCTTAGATCATCCCGTTTATCAAGGTGGAAAGAATCTATCTGGAGGCCAAAAGCAAAGGCTTTCTATTGCTAGATCATTATTACGTAAGCCAAAGATATTAATTTTAGATGATTCAACTAGTGCATTAGATAACATTACTGCTTCAAAAGTTATTGATAATATCAAAGATAAGTATGAATGCAGCACTATTATTATTAGTCAAAAAATCAGCAATATCAAAAATGCAGATGAAATTATTGTAATGTCAACTAATGGTTTTATCATAAGCCGTGGTACGCATAATCAATTAGCACAATCATGTGAGTTTTATAAACAAATATATGAAACTCAATTAGAACAATAA
- a CDS encoding MAG6090-like repeat-containing lipoprotein codes for MKKWLLLKGGLLAFASPLISSACFVANIDKGQKENNGEMLSRGEPVRPGRQCGKVLSDNPTCSVINKIKIDNSVHKQTDSSKAFSTSAKITGELFSDEYANMAKKAVDRYKKHSNKHVYESAKMTAELFSDSFGRSVEEVKTKVYRDSISGLDIDLHPTSEKPDEMVKKNLSKSLKDNKVAKLMGLAARDAGKIFDDTYSNSIKAALDRQRKKIEAKKAEAHKNESARMTEELFSDSFGRAIESVKTKIYRDSASGLDINVYPTKDEIVKKTLDKNKKDNEIARLSGLSARDTGKIFDDTYTDEIKRAKEHEQWLKQFKEPVVFDSRSWDWFVKDPELDKYWLPKVRTYLKRKVLLQLNKDIDKKMAEEIIRGLNNIINNNSGILEIKNGNVWSVDKKWYSLWGGTQYIIPGLTLNHSISNVLRRYITTGGDKDNNHPTIGGFGVGQNGLFVMRLGDGVFAIQARIALKDGTYSNTIYNQIIDLSKYLK; via the coding sequence ATGAAAAAATGACTATTACTAAAAGGTGGGCTTTTAGCTTTTGCTTCGCCTTTAATTTCGTCAGCATGTTTTGTGGCAAATATTGACAAAGGGCAAAAAGAAAATAATGGTGAAATGCTTAGCAGGGGAGAACCAGTTAGACCAGGTCGTCAATGTGGCAAAGTGCTTTCTGATAATCCAACATGTTCAGTCATAAATAAAATAAAGATTGATAACTCAGTTCATAAACAAACTGATAGCTCTAAAGCATTTTCAACTTCTGCAAAAATAACAGGTGAATTGTTCAGTGATGAGTATGCTAATATGGCTAAAAAAGCTGTAGACAGATATAAAAAACATAGTAACAAGCATGTGTATGAATCTGCAAAAATGACTGCAGAATTATTTAGTGATTCATTTGGCAGATCTGTCGAAGAAGTTAAAACAAAAGTTTACAGAGACTCAATTTCTGGATTAGATATTGACTTGCATCCAACAAGTGAAAAACCTGATGAAATGGTTAAAAAAAATTTATCTAAGAGTCTCAAAGATAATAAGGTTGCTAAACTTATGGGTCTAGCTGCAAGGGATGCTGGAAAAATCTTTGATGATACTTATTCTAATTCAATTAAAGCAGCACTTGATAGACAAAGAAAGAAAATAGAGGCAAAGAAAGCAGAAGCTCATAAAAATGAATCTGCTAGAATGACTGAAGAATTATTTAGTGATTCTTTTGGTAGAGCCATAGAAAGTGTAAAAACCAAAATTTATAGAGATTCGGCATCTGGTTTGGATATTAATGTATATCCAACTAAGGATGAAATAGTTAAAAAGACTTTGGATAAGAATAAAAAAGATAACGAAATTGCTAGACTTTCAGGTCTATCAGCTAGAGATACTGGGAAAATATTTGATGATACTTACACAGATGAAATAAAACGCGCTAAGGAACATGAACAATGACTTAAGCAATTTAAAGAACCAGTTGTCTTTGATTCAAGAAGCTGAGACTGGTTTGTAAAGGATCCAGAGTTGGACAAATACTGATTGCCAAAAGTAAGAACATATCTAAAGCGTAAAGTGTTGTTACAGTTAAACAAAGATATTGATAAAAAGATGGCAGAAGAAATTATCAGAGGGCTTAACAATATAATAAATAATAATTCTGGTATTTTGGAAATCAAGAACGGTAATGTTTGATCAGTGGATAAAAAATGATATTCTCTTTGGGGCGGTACTCAATACATTATTCCAGGCTTAACACTCAATCATTCTATAAGCAATGTCTTAAGAAGATATATCACAACTGGAGGAGATAAAGACAATAACCATCCTACTATCGGGGGATTTGGCGTTGGCCAAAATGGATTATTTGTAATGAGACTTGGTGATGGAGTATTTGCAATACAGGCTAGAATAGCACTTAAAGATGGAACATACTCTAACACTATTTACAATCAAATTATTGATTTATCAAAATATCTAAAATAA
- a CDS encoding YneF family protein codes for MVSTGAWIGIVIGVALFLGIVGGFIGFFVARKIFEKQIRENPPITRNMIKAMFAQMGRKASESQINAVMRSMTNAKNAEKK; via the coding sequence ATGGTTTCAACAGGCGCATGAATTGGTATAGTTATAGGTGTAGCGCTTTTCCTTGGCATAGTAGGCGGTTTTATTGGCTTTTTTGTAGCCAGAAAGATTTTTGAAAAACAAATTCGTGAAAATCCCCCAATAACCAGAAACATGATTAAAGCGATGTTTGCCCAAATGGGAAGAAAAGCATCCGAGTCGCAAATCAATGCTGTTATGCGTTCAATGACTAATGCCAAGAATGCTGAGAAAAAATAA
- a CDS encoding M42 family peptidase — MNKGEFKNRLVKYLEVEGISRYESNIAKMMEAEINKNNCFTVSYDNFGSIIFHKKSKFPNAPKFMVAAHMDEVGFLVKGIHENGQIKLSSVGGLWPSVVIRTKAVLINSNGKRFNGVFGHTSIHIMEAEKRSRALTMDDLYADFGFFSEQEAKDNGIEVGNVVLMTGETVYLDNPDLLAGKAMDNRAGVCILEYIAKELENEDLGVDLYLVGTVQEEVGTRGAKTSVSLINPEFAIALDTTSTHDTIGTIPGTTKIGNGAAIRIKDGGMMANPQLVEFMCKIGRENNIKHYKFISMGGGTDAAELQYAKGGAITLTISLPQRYLHSPIGLISINDLIESTKLITETIKAINADVYATIFKYK, encoded by the coding sequence ATGAATAAAGGCGAATTTAAAAATAGATTAGTAAAGTATTTAGAGGTTGAAGGAATTTCTAGATATGAATCTAATATTGCTAAAATGATGGAAGCGGAAATAAATAAAAATAACTGTTTTACAGTATCTTATGATAATTTCGGCTCTATTATTTTTCACAAAAAATCAAAGTTTCCAAATGCACCCAAATTTATGGTAGCAGCACATATGGATGAAGTTGGATTCTTAGTTAAAGGCATACATGAAAACGGACAGATAAAACTTAGCTCTGTTGGTGGCTTATGACCTAGTGTTGTTATAAGAACTAAAGCAGTTTTAATTAATTCTAATGGCAAAAGATTTAACGGTGTTTTTGGTCATACATCAATTCATATTATGGAAGCTGAAAAAAGATCCAGAGCATTAACTATGGATGATTTATATGCTGATTTTGGATTCTTTTCAGAGCAAGAAGCTAAGGACAATGGAATTGAAGTAGGCAATGTTGTCTTAATGACTGGTGAAACAGTTTATTTAGATAATCCCGATTTATTAGCAGGCAAAGCAATGGATAACCGTGCTGGTGTATGCATTCTTGAATACATAGCTAAAGAATTAGAGAATGAAGACTTAGGTGTTGATTTATATTTAGTTGGTACTGTACAAGAAGAAGTAGGAACCAGAGGAGCTAAAACTAGTGTTTCATTAATTAATCCTGAATTTGCAATAGCACTAGATACCACTAGCACTCATGATACAATTGGCACAATTCCTGGAACAACTAAGATTGGTAATGGGGCCGCTATAAGAATAAAAGATGGTGGAATGATGGCTAATCCACAATTGGTCGAATTTATGTGTAAAATAGGCAGAGAAAATAACATTAAGCACTATAAATTTATCTCTATGGGTGGCGGCACTGATGCTGCTGAATTACAATATGCCAAAGGTGGCGCCATTACTTTAACAATTTCACTTCCGCAAAGATATTTACACTCACCTATAGGCTTAATATCAATTAATGATTTAATTGAATCAACAAAATTAATTACTGAAACCATAAAAGCCATTAATGCAGATGTTTATGCTACAATATTTAAATATAAATAA
- a CDS encoding IS30 family transposase, with product MNYTKNYNHLTYDERAFIEIQIKSGYSIRSIARQLNRSPSTVSRELKRNTAFSGSYQCKIAEQKALNRHSHKYLFKFTSNFEYAEFEKFFLEKFDKRFYGIVATARYIKQTFPNIASPSIRTIFNWIKTRKWKLKPRDRLRIFYKKGGKRTASVVSRLIGDSHYVYPIWARPKYIDLREEYGHWESDLIIGKRSNGYDNVLTLVERQTRMGFAVKIKSKSAFLVISKLKKIIQDHNLIVKSITIDNGIEFERMGLLGKWLNIKIFRAEPYASFQRGTNENWNGMIRRMFHKGFDFNSISQVQLDDVVNQINEMPRKILNWQKPIELFKLANDYGVVLN from the coding sequence ATGAATTATACTAAAAATTATAATCATCTAACATATGATGAACGTGCATTTATTGAAATTCAAATAAAATCTGGGTATTCTATTAGATCTATAGCTAGACAGTTAAACAGAAGTCCATCCACAGTAAGTCGCGAATTAAAACGCAACACTGCTTTTAGCGGTTCATATCAATGTAAAATAGCAGAGCAGAAAGCATTAAATAGGCATTCGCACAAATACTTGTTTAAATTTACGAGTAATTTTGAATATGCTGAATTTGAAAAATTTTTCTTAGAAAAATTCGATAAAAGATTTTACGGAATTGTTGCAACAGCTCGATACATTAAGCAAACTTTTCCAAATATTGCGTCTCCGTCGATAAGGACTATATTTAATTGGATTAAGACAAGAAAATGAAAATTGAAACCTAGAGACAGATTGAGAATTTTTTATAAAAAAGGCGGAAAAAGAACTGCATCAGTTGTCTCAAGATTAATTGGAGATTCTCACTATGTATATCCAATATGGGCAAGACCAAAATATATTGATTTAAGAGAAGAATATGGTCATTGAGAAAGTGACTTAATTATAGGCAAAAGATCGAATGGATATGATAATGTATTAACACTTGTTGAAAGGCAAACCAGAATGGGGTTTGCAGTTAAAATTAAATCAAAATCAGCTTTTTTGGTAATTTCAAAGCTTAAAAAAATAATCCAGGATCATAATTTAATTGTCAAATCTATAACAATTGATAACGGGATAGAATTCGAAAGAATGGGTTTATTAGGAAAATGACTAAATATTAAAATATTTAGAGCTGAACCGTATGCTTCATTTCAAAGGGGAACAAACGAAAATTGAAACGGAATGATTAGAAGAATGTTTCATAAAGGTTTTGATTTTAATTCTATCTCTCAAGTTCAACTGGATGATGTTGTAAATCAAATAAATGAAATGCCACGTAAAATTTTGAATTGGCAAAAACCAATTGAACTATTTAAGTTAGCTAATGACTATGGTGTCGTTTTAAATTAA